AACAAGGGGCCTGGAGCTGATACCAGCGGGAGAGTCGACTGGAAGGGTCACGAGGTCATCACCAACAGAACAGAAGCACTAGCCTATACAGTTGCTCCTTTTATTCAAGGAGACCAGTGGTTGAAAAGGAGTGGGATGCCCCTTCCTCCTTGGCCTCAAACTTTGAAACATGTTTCAACCACCTTTGCAGTTTTGGTGAGAAAGATCCACATTGAATTAAAATTCATGATCTTCATTTCATCTACTTGCATGAAGAAATAGTAAATGGGGAATGATGACAACGGTACTAGTAGCAGtagatataataataacaatagtaaATAGTAATAAAAACGGCAACAAGAAGACCAAATCTTGATCAAACCATTCCTCTTACATGACCCAACAGGATTAATCGACATAAATCATAGCTTCGAGTAGTCCGTACTTACCTCCTTTCTAATCAAGCAACTTCTGCGTTACACCCACACAACTTCAATGACAAAACAATTGAAGTCCCTCGTCAAAGGGGTTTAAGTCAATGCCccctttagaaaaaaaatccatttaataTCTTTACGAGCATACCTGATACCCCACAAACCATTTAGAATATTTCAGCAATATATCCCTACATGCTTTAATAATCAGAGTTCTTAATGGAAGGAAGAAACGTCTAACAATTGAAGCCCTCTTGGGCCAAATCCTTCTCTCTTCGACCGACCATTGTATCCGACATTCATCTTCAGCTTGTTTGAGGGCGATTTAGATTAAAACGTTCCAATTTGTAGCACTTTTCAAAAGTGATTCTTGAAAGAATTACCCCCCTTGGTTCTAGTGATTTTACAGGGAGCCGTCCCCAAATATTATAAACCATTTTTAACCATCTCAAAATCTCTCCCAAACAGGCTCTAACTATTTCAGAGTTTAAACATACTCACACCATGTAACAAGAAGGAATAGAAGACAATAACATACCCAAACTCATCCACTGAGATTTTTGCAGCAAATGCCCACGTCAAGTAGCATGCAGACTACTGGGTTTGAATAAGTGCCAATGCTTCTTCATTTAAGAAAGAATGATATCAGTGTTCATAAGCaacaaaaaaggagaaaagaagaaagaaattcttATAGTAAAGTTAAAGGTACAACTGAGCACAGATCATCCAATTTGACTAAGCTTGAGACAATTAGAATACACATTCATATGATGTTACTGAACCCCACATGAGACCAGGCACCAAGCTGAATtggaaaatgatatatattagGAAAATTTCCCTTGATCCGGAAGGAACAATGCACACAAAATATCTGGCATTTTTCTCACAAGATATCTGGCATTTGCTCACAATCTCCAGAATGTAATCCTGGAATATCATCCCATCTGCAATTCAATCATTCACAAGTAAAGGTCGGGGTCATAAATTTGTTCTCTCAGACAAACTAAGATCATAGACAACACATTAAAAGACACTGGCACAATTTAATTTCTCACCATGGTGGCATAATCTGTGGAAGAAATGATTGATCATTGTGAACTATTTCTGCCTTGCAAATGGTGGAAATGCCCTTCCACAAAAGGAACTGTCTTGTTTGCCTTATCCTCCAATCCGTTGTAATGAGCTAAAGCCCCTGATCTCTCTTTCTCATTCACACTAGCACTGTTTTGCAGAGATGGCCGTCCCATGCCCGAGCCAGCAATCACTCTTCCCCTCTCCTTGTCGTCAGTGCTCATAGAAACACCATTCGATATGCTTTGTGCCCTAAATCCTGTCATTCTCTCTTTGTCTTCCAAATTAGCAGAAACCTCACAAGAATTATCCAGCCCATCGTCTCTATCGTCATTGGGATAACGATCACGCTCAGCCAAGATCACTCCCACGCCACCCACAATGCAATTTCCTTTACCAATCTTGTCCTTGGCGTCTACAACAACGGACCTCGCCTTCTCCTTGGCTGCATTAGACTCAACGTGTTGCAGAGACTCCCTCGCTCTCTTCTTGGCGAAGGCCGCTTCTTTCACTCTCCTCTCCGATTCACCCCTGGAGGCAACCGCCGCCTTCCTCATGGTCAGAAACGAAATCCTAGCAGCGCAAGCAACGACCTTGGCGGAGTTTAGATCGATGTAGCGGCGATCGGATTGGGGGTTTTGGGCATCTTTGGGTGTGCGGGCGGGATCGAAGAAGGAGAAAGTAGGGTTTAGGCATGGAGGACAGACGATGGAATCAGAATGGGAGGCGACGCAATGCTGGTGAGAGATGGAAGGGCATTTCTGGCAAAGGGAGCGGAGGTGGGGAGAGGGAGGAGGGTCGTAGAATTCGAAGCAGATGGGGCAGAATAAGCCCGGATGGAGTTTGAGGACGCAGGAGGTGCAGAGGCGCCTGTAGATGCCGCGGTGGCGGACGTGGTGGAGTAACCAGCGGTCCGTGAGACTGCAGCCGCCGCACTCGGGGGTTGTGATGGATAGCTTCATCGGATTTGCATCTGATTTGGatgaatttgagtttgaatGTGAGGGAAGAAGCCAACACTAAAGGAGAAGAGGAGTTGGGGATTGCAGAAATTCAAAAATTTCCGTGAAGAACTGAAAATAGCAGGGCTAGGGTTTCGGTTGGAGTTGCAGAAGGAAACGCACCCATAGAGGAGAGAGGAGGAGAAAGAAGGGGAAGAAGACACTTTGTCCTTTTCAACCAAACGCACcgtttcaattttcaattaaacgGCATCGTTTTTTCTCATGCCACCATCATCATTGGTATTTGaatcatttcatcattttttttctctctctctctatctctctctatatatatttttttaatagcaaTCGTTTTAGTAAATTTAATATACCATAACAAATTTTTGCTACCTATTATTTTCATAGACTTCCATACACCCTCAAAAGCTTTAcaatggaaacaaaaaagggaaaaaaataaaaataaattaaaactcgatttcatataaataaataaatgagactcctatatattatagaatataattttatatttaactaattttgcatttaaataatatatgataaagatattagttttatatttaaataatataagatgataaagagataaaaataaatgtttttatggTTGTAGGAAAGGACATAAAGTttatgataaagaaaaataaataaaaaagattttaattacttaatcttaattttaattaatattaatcatatttaaaagtttatttatatatttcctttctAGAATATACCATAAACCCATCTGGGatagatattaattttatatttaagagaATAGAGATACACCCTTGGGCCCATCTGGGAGAAAGGCGTCTTCCTTGGATACATCTTCATGAGCTTTACACGAACAAAAAACTTGGATGTTTACATCATCTGGAAGCCCCACTCCGCCTCTCTCTCAGCCCTCAGGCTTAAAAGAAGCTGTGTGTCATGAGAAACCTAACACAAACCTTTCTTATAATTATTGTCCATAGTCGTAGCTACCAAGAATTCCAagttaggaagaaaaaaagaatcataAATACAGCAAAAAGAACTTCCACTACATGCGGCAGCAGGGGGTACCCATGgctttttgattattttaacaCTGAAATGCAGTTTTACTAGTGTCACTCACTTCCTTCCTTCCGATTTGTTAGATGTACAAAAGCTGATTCTCCTTATCCTGTTGAcagaataggaaaaaaaaaaagggtattaCTTAGAATGGGAAGTGATACAAAACAAAGCTCAAGCAAGCAACAACACCAGGGAGGAAGCAGTCTTCCCAACAAAATATTGGGTTTAATATGAAGCAACAGCATGTTTGAACATTTAAACCATGTGTAAACCATCTGCAACTCCCATTAGCAGCTCAAGAAATGGTTTAGAAGGGAGAAAAATCCACATTCCCACTTTCAAACGTGTGAAAGATAATTAAACAAAAGAACATAGAAACCAAAAGAATAATCCTATGTGTTTGACACTGAATATAGAAACCAACAGAAATGCACTACAGCATGTTTAATAGAAGCTCATGAAGATGCAAGAATTAAGATTCTGACGGGTTATATATGATACCTGACCTGAGAGAGCTCGTATTTGCCTCAGTGATCAAATCATAACAAACACTTAAAccccaacaaaagaaaacacaagCTAGAGTCTCTATCTCCACCGAAACCACCTAGGCATCACTTAAATTATCTCCACTGTGGTTCAAGCTAATAAGCTACTGTCTCCTTTTGTCAAATCTGAAGCTAACAACCTGATTAGCTCTTGCTGTCactattttaataaacaacTTTTGCGGCGAAACATTGTCATGTCCTCATTCTCTCTGCTTGATCCATGGTCTTTGCAGAACTAACATATAATTGCAAGTTGAGTTACGGAAAATGGAGGACTTGGCACTCCTTTAGGTATCAATACCAGTTGGTTCTTTAAGATGCTCTAAGGCATccattatgaatttttttttataagaaaagatTGGTGGGTGTTTGGCatgaaaataagttataaaGCTATAAGGTCGCATATCATATGTTTAATCAAACCTATGGGTCATTTTGGCATAACACAGAGGATCAATTGAGGATGTGCTTGGTATGCAAAATAGGAATAAGAATAGAAATGACAATGAAAGTGAATCACAATCCcatgtgggaaaaaaaaaatcaaaatcccaaCAAGAGTGAATTTTGGTTTCTATGAGAATGAATTTCTTATTCCTATTCCAATTCTAAAAAGTAATTCAAATACAATAATGAACAGGAAATGGTATAAATTTCCTATTCCAACATTCCCTGTTGGAGtaaatcccatacaaatttgtttttgttctttaaacTCTTTTAACCAGAAAGAAATTAATAGAATGGGTGATGAGTAGACACAGAAAATTAGGCTgacaagataatatacaaccaCCATGCTTATTTAATAAATGGTAATAAATCATCCCACacttgacaatttttttttttttttttataggaaacgacTCCCACACTTGACAATTGGAGCACACTAAACACACTTTGGAGGTGCCTGTGGTCAGCAGGCAGCAGGAGGCAGAGTCAGGACCTGAAAAATACCTATCATTTTATCACTCTCCTGGATACCCTCACAACTTCAATTAGACCCTAAACCACTGCAAATTCCAGAGAAGAAGCCACTCAAGTAATCTTTTCTCCATGCTTATTTACTATGGAGAAAAGAGTTCTCTCACAAGACTAATGGGATCATGCACAAAATATACAGCCATGATGTACATTGCAAGTTAACTCACCATCATCCAATAACATGATGCAGGCCAATATAGCAGGAATAACATCATAGAATAGTGAATGTGTATACTCACAGTGTTTAATAATCTACAGTAATTCTTTGCAAGTCGATTTGTTGTGTCCTACACCCTTGCATCTACTGCACTGGAGTTGACGTTTGACTACCTCCTGTGACCCAAAACGCTTAGTAGTGGGCCGACCAGGAGGACGACGGGTGGGAGGTGGGGTTACAGTTACAGCAACCAGAGAAGAATCTTTCTCCATAGGCCTGTCTACATTTGGAATAGGATGTACTGACTCTGAATATGTTAATCTGTAGCTCTCAGTAGTAAAGTATCTGGAACAATACTCATATGGGCTCTGGCCAATGCAACTAATAACAGCGATTGCATGGCAGCATGGTAAACCAGTAAGTTGCCACCCTTTGCAACTACAATCCCAGTGGTCAATATCAACAACTTCAATGGTGTCACCACGAACCTCAAAAGTGTTACCCCCTGAGAGTAACACTTGCAGGGGACGAACTTTCACGGTTTCTTTTTCTAACTTTTCCTCCATAGATGGAGTTAGCCTTGTCATCCATTGGTTGGAATCTGTTCGCCGGGTAAAAAACAACTCCATAATCTTACCCCGTATCACATCAACCATCTGTGTTATTGGTAATTCATGTGCCTCTGAAGCCCAACTGTAGAACAGCTCTCCGAAGTTTGATGCCATATGCTTATATCTTGCACCCTGAAAGAATGCATTTGCCCAGTTCATGGGCTCACTTTGTATGAGCCAATTGTGAGCTTCCAGTGAAATACTTTTGATGGTTTCAAGGCTCCTTTGGAAGCTTTCAGGCCTGGCCGCATAAGCAGCAGCATAAAAATCCTCAACCATGAGACGCTTCACCTCATGAGAAAACTGCCCCTTCAAGTCCTTCAAAAGTTGTTCAGTAAGGTAGCGTAAGCAGTAGCCATGGAATGAACCCTGAAATATCTCAGCAATTGACTCCCTTAACCCCTTCTCTCTATCTGCCACAAATGTAATAGGTCGAGATGTTGGCAATGCAGATTTCAGTTGTAGTAAAAACCAATGCCAGTTATCATCAGTTTCTGCATCTACTACAGAAAAAGCAACAGGAAAAACACCATCATCCCCATCTGCAGCTGTTGCAGCCAACAATGTGCCCTGGTACTTTGACTTTAAGGATATGCTATCAAGGAAAAGGAGAGGTCGGCAACCTTGTTGGAAACCATACAGTGATGCGTGAAATGAGACAAAGAGACGATGAAAGCTTGAGTCTTCCTTAGTGGTGAAAGTAGCAAAACTACCTGGATTTGTCTCCATTATCTTCTCACAGAAAAAGGGCAATTGACTGTATGCCTCTTTATAGGATCCTTGGAGCTGCTCCTTGGCTATCTCCTTTCCCCGCCATGCCTGAAAGTAATTAAGTTGAATCCCATATTCCTGTTTGATATCATTGACGATATCTTTGGGCTTGTAATTTGGGAAAACTTTCAACTTATCCATGATTATACTTGCCACCCAACTCCTTGTTGCCTGATATCCTGTTGTTACAACAGCCCCTTCACATGTATGTGTTgcattcattttcttaatacaAATTAATTGAGTTGTTGACAACCTTGATGCATGGATTCTCCACGGACAACCTTCTGCTTTGCACTTAACAGTTACACGATGACTATCATTTTTCTTGTACCTAAAAGCAAACTGATGCGCAATGGCATATTTACGCAATGCTTCACGGAATTCATGAACACCACTGAATCTTTGGCCAACACCTGTAATAGTGTTTTGCCATTGCTGTGCAGCTTTCACATGCTTCTCCTCATTGGAAATAGAAAGAGGAAGAACAGGAGAAATTTCATTTGGCATAGTAATTTGGGCATCAACATCAACGTGGGTAGTATCATCTACAACATCAAGTGGTAAACCAAGGGAGACATCAGGATATGTTGTGTCATCCACCATATCATCCTTCATATCAAGAGGGGCATCAACTGGAACCACTGCTTCTGACAAAGTTGTTCTGCTTGACCTACAAAATGAAGAATTCCCAAACTTTCACCCTTACAAGCCAAGATTAACAAATAGTTCATAGGTTGCACAGAAAGAAAACTACCTACTGGCAGGCATGTTCGAGACATCGAGGGCAACAACTTCTTCAGTCATAACATATATATCAACTGTGACAGAATCCACGTGGAACTTTATCATACGTTTAAGGTCCTTGTCATTAGAGATTGTAATGAGAGTCTTCTTgtttttgggaaggaagtattTGATAGACATGGTACTAATGCTACAATTAAACATTTCAGCTACCTCCACCTTGAATTCATTGAACTTCATTTGATCATCAATATCTATGGCATGAGCATCTCCCCCTCGGTATGACAACGAACCATCTTTATCAGCCTCAAATTCGCCACCTGACTGGCATATGGCAATAATTTTCTTCCCCGCCATAACCTATCTCAATgaggaaaatataaatttgcTTCAAAATCATACAATAGGAAAATGCAGATTAACCAATAGTTTCAGATTCTATACACTTCTGATTGCAGGTATTCTGCAACAGAAAGGTATAAACTTTACAATGCCTATTCATCAACATTTTGGTTCAGTACTCTAGGtagttttatgaattttatttcctttaagaAACTAAAGCAGCATAAGGCCTTATTTAGATCACAAAAAAGGAGGGAAGGGTAGGAAAGGATAACGCTCAAATATGGCTTCATCTGAcaagaattttccttttcttttcttttctttcctcccATTATTTCCAGGAACCAAGTGAAGggtaagattaaaaaatattcttcctCGAGTCTGGACGCTTCGCCTCAGTTTCCTCCGCAACCAATCAACAGATAAGACTCTTATGTGGTTTgagaaaatctaaaattttgaatcacaCATTTATCATGGTTCGGCaaggagaaaacaaaaacttcattaaATTAACCCTAAACCAAGCACATTGCTGAGCGGGGGCAAATCTTCCATTCCCAGAATCCAAAACAACTTGGAAAAAATTCTAACtcctttttcttccctttcccCCCCTgtttcccagcaaccaaacggagtGAATTGATCTCCATTCGAAACCCCAAAAAGAattatcaaaaacataaaaataacaaacgCCAAAAATCTGCATAGAGGCCGAATCTAACGAATTGATAGACAGCAAACCAAGCCACAATCAAGCAAGAATTACACAAATACCGGTGCAGCAACCCTAGGGattaagatgaaaacaaataaaaaccaatGAATGAGAGAGCAGAGGTGATAATTgaagacaaaacaaaaaatgaaaccctaacgtgaagattttttttaaaaaaaaggagaggaaaGAAAGCGTTACCTGGGAAGAGGAAATCAGAGAAGAATTGAAAAGGGATAGTTGAGATGGCGCCGAGGAAATGGGAATGAAAAGTTCATGGAGCTTGGGTTGGATTGATGAATGCTTACACGTTCTTCGCTCGAGACAGaccacactaaaaaaaatatatatgtttttattttaaattttatttttaattctaattttaagccagaaaaaagaaaaaaagacaaataaaagaACCTCAGTTGTTTCGGTCTCTACTTATGTTTTATTCTTTGTGTATTAGcctatttctttatatttttgttcatCAATTTTGTTAAGTATTGTGTTTAAggtattttgaaagaaatttaatttatttaaaaatattatttttaaatttgtcttttcaaCATAAAGCTTGGAGGCATACTTGGGAAATTCAAAATAGCTTTTCaatatcttaaattattattattttttataaataataaaaaaaaatgttctccaATGTGGTAAATTGAAAAAGGGTTTGAAATGAAAGAGTTTAATGATTGAACGAGTGTTTATCTTTAATGTGAATGATGaggactctctctctctctctctctctctctaaatgTATATAAAAACTTAGAAGAGTGCGTGCAAGAAAGGAATTATGATTTGGATTTGGAAACTTCTCCATCTCATACATGATACTCCCATGACCCacctctcaaaataaaataaacctctccaccaccaccatcgCCACCGCCGCCACCACCACCCATTGTTGGATGTGATTTCTGTGCTACTGCTACCTTTTTGTAATGATTGGAACCCCTACCCCAATAGCATCCACCTCAATAATTCCATCTCATAATTGGGAAGAATAATGCACGGTCTTGGCATATTGGTTTCTCTCAAAATGAGGGTCTCATCTGTCACACACAAGGGAGAACCAGAGAATCAATCATCTCTTTGtacatatttcttttgtttggcaGCCACATAAAGTTCTTCATCACTTTTTGAGTTTGGTATAAAGCTCTTTATACATTCTTTGGATCAAAGTTTGTCAAATATCTGGCAACCCCAGAGCCCACAATCACCTGTATATTGTCTCAACAAAGTTTTAACAGCAATTCCACAAACATTAGCCAAGATACAAAGGGTGGGAGTAGCTGTTCTAGAAGAAAGAAGCATTACATTCTTTTGGCTTTACATTTGTGTACAAATGGAAAACCAGCTTCGGAAAATGAAGCAGGAATTTAGCCAGCCAATTGAGCTTcaatcttcttcctcctccagGAGGTGTTTGAGACGGTGTCCTAGCAAGGTTGCCGGGTCCTTGAAGGCTGCTATTTCTCACAGTTTCGTTTCACTGTAcaggaaaatgagaaagatgAGATGACAACATACTATGTTGCAGTTCCACGTCACAACAGAGGGAGAGGCTGTTCAAAATATGGATTTGACAAAATTTGTTAACCCTTTACGTGAGTCAATGGCCCGACTCTGTAGATCCAAGAATCCAAACACGTTGCTGCGAAATACCCCATCAATTGACTCAAACCATCCATCAAAATCATCATGCAATCATAGTccattaaaaaacaacaaatactTCAAACCAGATGGAACCTCTACAGAGGGGATGAACAAAATCATGGTTAATAATGCCTTATTGCGTGCCAGCCTTGCATTACCTGAAAGCTGCTAAAGTGTAAAAGCATACTAGTGTTAAGTGCGCAAAATTTACAAGAGTTCAGGtagaaactataaaaaaatctgTTACTTATTCCCAGAAAGGacattgaagaaaagaaagaaaggaacaCCACAGACGAGTTGATATCTCCCAGTGGTACATACATCATAGACACTAAGAGAAGACCCTTTTTCTGCTGATACATGCATGCATTTGGTTTATCGACTACCATTGCAAAGTGCTATGGTCTCAAAGACATGACAATCAAAGCCAAGAAAATGGATGTTATTCACCACTCCAGAAGATTTCTACAATGTGTTCAACGTGCCATTGAACTGCAAGCAAACAGAAAACCATAGGTTAAAAAATGACTTGCAGTTGTGAGTAGCAAGTCAAATCAGGAAATTAGTACATAAACTTCCACCAGTTATAAAAATCTACAAACTGTCGAAGCAAATCCAAAAATAGTTCTATTATTCTGCTCagtaaataacaataataaagaaGGCTTCCTCATTGCATGACACAAATGAACATCCACAGAACAAGGAACATACCCCTCCAAGGCAAGTTCTAGTTACTGGCCCTTATTTTCTATCACTGATGAGAGTTTGATATGCTTTTatgttaaagaaataaaatgttagAGAACTAGTCTATTTTCACACACGCATACAGTGAATAAGGACAATGATTGGAGTGGAAACCCTGCATttccaatccacatgatcaagCTTTTTGAGGACAGGTAAAGGTTTTAGGAAGTGCAAATGATCTGTTAAAACTTACCAATAATATTGAATGAAAAGAGACTGAATTCATATAAAAGGCCCCAAGATTGTTCACTTGAGAAGATGACTTATCTTTGGATGCTCAAGGttgcatatatgaaatgcagTTATCTAGCACTATAAATGAGGCAAGGATATTCTTGGCTATCTCTTTGTTTTTTAGCTTTGACATGCCTTCTTCCTGCTTCCTCTGAAAGCTTGGTGAGAGTTGGTTTAAAGAAGCAGCACCAAGATAAAAATTGTACTAGGCTGCTAGAATTGCATGATGAAGGGAAGAGGTGCAGATGGTGTAAATGGCAAGCATCATGGTTTTGGTGATTCAGATGGAGCTATAGTACCTCCAAAGAATAATTAGGATGCTCGATACCCAACCCAGAACTCCACTTTTATATTTGATACTGGCAGTTCCAATCTTCAGGTTCCCTTGTCCAGATGTTGTTTTTCTGCCAGTTCTGCTTAATTCAGTTCTGTAACCATTTATGCTTTCTCACATACAGAGTTAACTAATTCCTCATTATTACATACAGATTGCCTGTTATCTCCATTTTAAATACAAGGCAAGCCAATCCAGTACAAATAGCAAGATCAGAAACGCTGTCAGTCTAGCATCTTAAGATTTTCCTGGTGTTGATAGGTGCTTGCCCAGTCTGGGATTGTAGCAAGATGTAAATTCTTGAACTTATGGTGTTTTCTGTCTATGGGAATTAACGCTCTAATCCTTCTGGCTGATTCTTCAATCAAAACAATATTGAAGTTGGGATCTTGTAATTCAGATGAATTGcgttcttgttttgttttgggcttatttttgaagtgattttctGCCTCTTGTCTGCATTAATGgatttaaatatattgtttttcagATGTTTTATAGATTA
Above is a genomic segment from Vitis riparia cultivar Riparia Gloire de Montpellier isolate 1030 chromosome 14, EGFV_Vit.rip_1.0, whole genome shotgun sequence containing:
- the LOC117930393 gene encoding uncharacterized protein LOC117930393, which gives rise to MKLSITTPECGGCSLTDRWLLHHVRHRGIYRRLCTSCVLKLHPGLFCPICFEFYDPPPSPHLRSLCQKCPSISHQHCVASHSDSIVCPPCLNPTFSFFDPARTPKDAQNPQSDRRYIDLNSAKVVACAARISFLTMRKAAVASRGESERRVKEAAFAKKRARESLQHVESNAAKEKARSVVVDAKDKIGKGNCIVGGVGVILAERDRYPNDDRDDGLDNSCEVSANLEDKERMTGFRAQSISNGVSMSTDDKERGRVIAGSGMGRPSLQNSASVNEKERSGALAHYNGLEDKANKTVPFVEGHFHHLQGRNSSQ
- the LOC117930390 gene encoding uncharacterized protein LOC117930390 isoform X1, with protein sequence MAGKKIIAICQSGGEFEADKDGSLSYRGGDAHAIDIDDQMKFNEFKVEVAEMFNCSISTMSIKYFLPKNKKTLITISNDKDLKRMIKFHVDSVTVDIYVMTEEVVALDVSNMPASRSSRTTLSEAVVPVDAPLDMKDDMVDDTTYPDVSLGLPLDVVDDTTHVDVDAQITMPNEISPVLPLSISNEEKHVKAAQQWQNTITGVGQRFSGVHEFREALRKYAIAHQFAFRYKKNDSHRVTVKCKAEGCPWRIHASRLSTTQLICIKKMNATHTCEGAVVTTGYQATRSWVASIIMDKLKVFPNYKPKDIVNDIKQEYGIQLNYFQAWRGKEIAKEQLQGSYKEAYSQLPFFCEKIMETNPGSFATFTTKEDSSFHRLFVSFHASLYGFQQGCRPLLFLDSISLKSKYQGTLLAATAADGDDGVFPVAFSVVDAETDDNWHWFLLQLKSALPTSRPITFVADREKGLRESIAEIFQGSFHGYCLRYLTEQLLKDLKGQFSHEVKRLMVEDFYAAAYAARPESFQRSLETIKSISLEAHNWLIQSEPMNWANAFFQGARYKHMASNFGELFYSWASEAHELPITQMVDVIRGKIMELFFTRRTDSNQWMTRLTPSMEEKLEKETVKVRPLQVLLSGGNTFEVRGDTIEVVDIDHWDCSCKGWQLTGLPCCHAIAVISCIGQSPYEYCSRYFTTESYRLTYSESVHPIPNVDRPMEKDSSLVAVTVTPPPTRRPPGRPTTKRFGSQEVVKRQLQCSRCKGVGHNKSTCKELL
- the LOC117930390 gene encoding uncharacterized protein LOC117930390 isoform X2, with translation MTEEVVALDVSNMPASRSSRTTLSEAVVPVDAPLDMKDDMVDDTTYPDVSLGLPLDVVDDTTHVDVDAQITMPNEISPVLPLSISNEEKHVKAAQQWQNTITGVGQRFSGVHEFREALRKYAIAHQFAFRYKKNDSHRVTVKCKAEGCPWRIHASRLSTTQLICIKKMNATHTCEGAVVTTGYQATRSWVASIIMDKLKVFPNYKPKDIVNDIKQEYGIQLNYFQAWRGKEIAKEQLQGSYKEAYSQLPFFCEKIMETNPGSFATFTTKEDSSFHRLFVSFHASLYGFQQGCRPLLFLDSISLKSKYQGTLLAATAADGDDGVFPVAFSVVDAETDDNWHWFLLQLKSALPTSRPITFVADREKGLRESIAEIFQGSFHGYCLRYLTEQLLKDLKGQFSHEVKRLMVEDFYAAAYAARPESFQRSLETIKSISLEAHNWLIQSEPMNWANAFFQGARYKHMASNFGELFYSWASEAHELPITQMVDVIRGKIMELFFTRRTDSNQWMTRLTPSMEEKLEKETVKVRPLQVLLSGGNTFEVRGDTIEVVDIDHWDCSCKGWQLTGLPCCHAIAVISCIGQSPYEYCSRYFTTESYRLTYSESVHPIPNVDRPMEKDSSLVAVTVTPPPTRRPPGRPTTKRFGSQEVVKRQLQCSRCKGVGHNKSTCKELL